One genomic window of Nitrosomonas sp. Is35 includes the following:
- a CDS encoding phage tail protein — protein sequence MADDGSAQSTTVWPMPKFYFQVKWDSQVMRFQEVSGLDIQSEEIKYRHGDSPEFSVIKMPGMKKVGNITMKKGVFKGDNKFWDWFKQIKMNTIKRLPVTISLLDEGGKATMVWTLTNAWPTKITGTDLKSEGNEVAIESIEIVHEGLTIANS from the coding sequence ATGGCAGATGATGGATCAGCTCAGTCGACGACAGTTTGGCCTATGCCAAAGTTTTATTTTCAGGTTAAGTGGGATTCTCAAGTCATGCGGTTTCAGGAGGTCAGCGGTCTGGATATCCAATCGGAAGAGATCAAATACCGCCATGGCGATAGCCCGGAATTCTCCGTGATCAAGATGCCGGGGATGAAGAAAGTCGGCAATATCACCATGAAGAAAGGCGTTTTCAAAGGCGATAACAAATTCTGGGATTGGTTTAAACAGATCAAGATGAATACCATCAAGCGCTTGCCGGTCACCATCAGTTTGCTGGATGAAGGCGGCAAGGCGACGATGGTGTGGACACTCACTAACGCCTGGCCGACCAAGATTACCGGCACCGATTTAAAATCGGAAGGCAACGAAGTGGCGATAGAATCCATCGAAATCGTGCATGAAGGCCTGACGATCGCCAACAGTTAG
- a CDS encoding EAL domain-containing protein: MMRVLYIEDSASDADLALRTLRRTAPDIELNVVNTLAEGFKRLAEPDCHDVLLVDLSLPDGSGLDALTHVREQCLVIAVVILTGSGDQDSAVAALKAGADDYLIKRDDYLERLPRILRNAREHFRDNLERSHPVLRVLYLEHNIFDIDLMRRHFVLHAPHIQMTAVSSVQDALALLPDDPVKQAAQFDALLIDYHLPSMDGLEFFQLLRYERKLNIPTILVTGQGSEMVAARALHLGVDDYLTKHEGYLYEIVATLEKVQHQAELTRERISLKRTSQRLSHLLAASPTILYSLQFSGGKPRPSWVSENIERLLGYTQEEALTADWWRSHIHPDDLEAALARQPVLLSEGQLTHDYRFLHRSGQVVWILDELRLVRGADGEPAEIVGAWLDISEHKRLELIRQAHQSALNLIVASQPLPVVLNDIAQRLEVINPGMLVSILLLDKHAGRLKHGAAPSLPDEYNDAINRVMIGEGIGSCGTAAWRGEAVIVTDIGHHPFWQPFLESTRKANLHACWSIPFKDEAGNVLGTFAIYHRTPREPTPADLMLINEFVSITAVAVQKVHAAETLKQAAAVFESSREGIVITDLEPRILAINRAYTEITGYGEAQVLGKNPKIIKSGHHGKPFYQAMWAGLKTVGHWSGEIWNRRRNGEIYPQWLTISTVFNDRNEPCNYVGVFADITQMKQSEAQLAQLAHYDPLTGLPNRLLVQSRLHHAIERAQRHNLRIATLYVDLDRFKNVNDSLGHPIGDELLIMLAARLKKRLREEDTLARLGGDEFLLVLEDIKEPSEPASVAQTLIDLLATPFALPSGHEIFINASIGISLFPDDASNVTELIQHADMAMYLAKKEGRSTYRYHTEALSIAANERLVMETRLRHALAAGEFVLHYQPLIDAHSGRAVGVEALVRWQPPGEAIVPPGKFIPIAEETGLIVPLGEWVLRTACAQGRAWIDAGFAPLVMAVNLSVRQFQSENLAEVIQRVLEETKLPAACLELELTESMFMEHAERSIDTLKTLKAPGIQLAIDDFGTGYSSLTYLKRFPIDKLKIDQSFVRGLAHDPNDREIAATIIAMARGLKLSVLAEGVESEQQLAFLRQHGCDYYQGFLFHRPAPAKELEAWLREHAAQP; encoded by the coding sequence ATGATGCGCGTTCTGTATATCGAAGATTCCGCCAGCGATGCCGATCTGGCCCTGCGCACCCTGCGCCGGACCGCGCCGGATATCGAATTGAATGTAGTGAACACCCTGGCTGAAGGATTCAAGCGGCTTGCCGAACCGGATTGTCATGACGTGCTGCTGGTTGATCTGTCCCTGCCCGATGGCTCGGGTTTGGATGCATTGACGCATGTCCGGGAGCAATGCTTGGTCATCGCGGTAGTCATTCTCACAGGGTCGGGCGATCAAGATTCCGCCGTGGCCGCGCTCAAGGCCGGCGCGGATGATTATCTGATCAAACGGGATGATTATCTGGAACGGCTGCCGCGGATATTACGTAACGCACGGGAGCATTTTCGCGACAATCTGGAGCGCAGTCACCCGGTCCTGCGCGTGTTGTATCTTGAGCATAACATATTCGATATCGATCTGATGCGCCGTCATTTTGTGTTGCATGCGCCGCATATCCAGATGACCGCAGTGAGTAGCGTGCAAGATGCGCTTGCACTACTGCCCGATGATCCGGTGAAGCAGGCGGCGCAATTCGATGCATTGCTGATCGATTATCACTTGCCCAGTATGGATGGTTTGGAGTTTTTCCAATTGTTGCGGTATGAGCGCAAGCTGAATATTCCTACCATCCTGGTGACGGGCCAGGGTAGCGAGATGGTGGCCGCGCGCGCGCTGCACTTGGGTGTGGATGATTATTTAACCAAGCACGAAGGCTATCTGTATGAGATTGTCGCCACTTTGGAGAAAGTGCAGCACCAGGCGGAACTGACCCGCGAACGGATCAGCTTGAAAAGAACCAGCCAGCGCCTTTCGCATCTGCTGGCCGCCAGTCCGACAATTTTGTACAGCCTGCAATTCTCCGGAGGAAAGCCGCGCCCCAGTTGGGTGAGTGAGAATATCGAACGTTTGCTGGGCTATACGCAAGAAGAGGCGTTGACGGCGGATTGGTGGCGCTCGCATATCCATCCGGATGATCTTGAAGCGGCTTTGGCTCGCCAGCCGGTGTTGCTGAGTGAAGGCCAGCTCACGCACGACTACCGGTTCCTGCATCGATCCGGGCAAGTCGTCTGGATACTCGATGAGCTTCGATTGGTGCGAGGTGCTGACGGCGAACCTGCCGAAATTGTTGGCGCCTGGCTGGATATCAGTGAACATAAGCGGCTCGAACTGATACGCCAGGCGCATCAATCCGCATTGAATCTGATCGTTGCCAGCCAACCGCTGCCCGTGGTTCTCAATGATATCGCGCAACGTCTTGAGGTGATCAATCCCGGCATGCTGGTATCCATTCTGCTGCTGGATAAGCATGCGGGCCGTCTTAAGCACGGCGCGGCGCCCAGTTTACCGGATGAATATAACGACGCTATCAACCGGGTGATGATTGGTGAAGGGATCGGTTCATGCGGGACGGCCGCGTGGCGCGGCGAAGCGGTGATTGTTACCGACATCGGTCACCATCCGTTTTGGCAGCCTTTTCTGGAATCGACGCGCAAAGCCAATCTTCATGCCTGCTGGTCGATACCCTTCAAAGATGAAGCGGGCAATGTGCTAGGCACTTTTGCCATTTATCATCGTACCCCGCGCGAGCCGACGCCTGCCGATTTGATGCTGATCAATGAGTTCGTGTCGATCACGGCCGTGGCGGTGCAAAAGGTCCACGCTGCGGAAACATTAAAACAGGCGGCGGCGGTGTTTGAGTCCAGCCGGGAAGGGATCGTCATCACCGACCTGGAGCCGCGCATTCTGGCCATTAACCGCGCTTATACCGAAATTACCGGTTACGGTGAAGCACAAGTGCTGGGTAAGAATCCGAAGATCATCAAGTCGGGGCATCACGGTAAACCCTTTTACCAAGCTATGTGGGCCGGTCTGAAGACCGTGGGCCATTGGAGCGGGGAGATCTGGAACCGCCGCCGGAATGGCGAGATTTATCCGCAATGGCTGACGATCAGCACCGTGTTTAATGACAGGAATGAGCCCTGTAATTATGTCGGCGTGTTTGCAGACATTACGCAGATGAAGCAATCTGAGGCACAGCTGGCGCAATTGGCGCATTATGATCCATTGACCGGCTTGCCGAACCGGCTGTTGGTGCAATCGCGTCTGCATCATGCCATTGAACGGGCGCAACGGCACAATCTGCGCATAGCGACGCTGTATGTCGATCTGGATCGCTTCAAGAACGTCAATGACAGCCTGGGGCATCCTATCGGAGATGAGCTTTTGATTATGCTGGCTGCGCGCCTGAAAAAGCGTTTGCGCGAGGAAGATACGCTGGCGCGCCTGGGCGGCGATGAGTTTTTGCTGGTGCTGGAAGATATCAAGGAACCGAGCGAACCTGCTTCTGTCGCGCAGACCTTGATTGATTTGCTTGCGACGCCCTTTGCACTGCCCAGCGGTCATGAGATCTTCATTAATGCCAGTATCGGTATCAGCCTTTTTCCGGATGATGCCAGCAACGTCACCGAGTTGATCCAACATGCGGACATGGCCATGTATCTGGCAAAAAAAGAAGGCCGCAGCACCTATCGTTACCATACGGAAGCGTTGAGCATTGCCGCCAATGAACGCTTGGTCATGGAAACCCGCCTGCGCCATGCGCTTGCCGCTGGGGAGTTTGTTCTGCACTATCAGCCGTTGATCGACGCGCATAGCGGCCGGGCAGTCGGGGTTGAGGCTTTGGTGCGATGGCAGCCGCCGGGAGAAGCCATCGTGCCGCCGGGAAAATTTATCCCGATTGCAGAAGAAACCGGATTGATCGTGCCGCTCGGGGAGTGGGTGTTGCGGACCGCCTGTGCGCAAGGACGGGCCTGGATTGATGCCGGTTTTGCGCCGCTCGTGATGGCGGTCAATCTGTCGGTACGGCAGTTTCAATCCGAGAATCTGGCTGAAGTGATCCAGCGGGTTCTGGAAGAAACGAAACTTCCGGCGGCCTGTCTGGAGCTCGAATTAACCGAGAGCATGTTCATGGAGCATGCGGAACGCTCGATCGATACGCTGAAAACCTTGAAGGCGCCGGGAATCCAGCTGGCGATTGATGATTTTGGCACCGGCTACTCGTCATTGACTTATTTGAAGCGCTTTCCCATCGATAAACTCAAAATCGATCAAAGCTTCGTGCGGGGCCTGGCGCACGATCCCAATGACCGCGAGATTGCCGCCACGATCATCGCGATGGCGCGCGGTCTGAAATTAAGTGTCTTGGCGGAAGGTGTCGAGTCGGAGCAGCAGCTGGCTTTCCTGCGTCAGCATGGTTGTGATTACTATCAAGGCTTCCTGTTTCACCGCCCCGCACCGGCAAAGGAACTTGAAGCTTGGCTACGGGAGCACGCCGCACAGCCGTAA
- a CDS encoding phage tail sheath family protein produces MMGQYKTPGVYIVEKSAFPNSVVEVATAVPAFIGYTEKANNKGKSLLNKAWRISSMSEFISFFGGSPKAQYQISDVAPPDTAEKKDADAEAAPDKGDKKNTVPAAAVESDFSNDGKEYTLGLQGSRYFLYHSMMLFFQNGGGACYVISVGSYADAIVQPKLKAGIDVLLKEQEPTMVVIPDAMSLAEPDCIGLQQAALSHCGQVMKNRFAILDVFDGYKEAQDSGCIAKFRNDLGTNSLDFAAAYYPWLNTSIVQTSDLSFANVSNLDKLREVLRAELNTSAVDSKKKTEIADKITEIGARADLANDKLDAARKKEITDLQAKLKSSNAEMSTDEDLHKILTAVCPLYKSIIDSIKLKLNLLPPSAGMAGVYTMVDNSRGVWKAPANVSLNAVISPAVEITNAQQEDLNVTTAGKSINAIRTFIGEGTLVWGARTLDGNSLDWRYINVRRTMIMLEESIKLATKAYVFEPNVSSTWVTIKSMISNFLTSIWKRGGLAGATPEDAFGVFVGLGETMTPQDILDGMLKVTVLVALSRPAEFIEITFQQQMQKS; encoded by the coding sequence ATGATGGGGCAATATAAGACACCGGGTGTTTACATTGTTGAAAAGAGCGCGTTTCCGAATTCTGTCGTGGAAGTGGCAACCGCAGTACCGGCATTTATCGGTTATACGGAGAAAGCCAATAACAAAGGAAAATCGCTATTAAATAAGGCATGGCGTATTTCATCCATGTCGGAATTTATCAGCTTCTTTGGCGGATCGCCTAAAGCGCAATATCAAATTTCCGATGTGGCGCCTCCCGATACAGCTGAGAAAAAAGATGCTGATGCTGAAGCGGCTCCCGATAAAGGTGATAAGAAAAATACTGTACCGGCAGCTGCCGTTGAATCTGATTTCTCAAATGATGGTAAGGAATATACGCTGGGGCTCCAGGGTTCCCGCTATTTTTTGTATCACAGTATGATGTTGTTTTTCCAAAATGGCGGCGGTGCTTGCTATGTGATTTCGGTTGGCAGCTATGCTGATGCTATCGTGCAACCGAAGCTGAAAGCGGGGATCGATGTTTTGTTGAAAGAACAAGAACCGACGATGGTGGTGATTCCTGATGCGATGTCACTGGCTGAGCCCGATTGTATCGGGCTGCAACAGGCAGCCTTGAGTCACTGCGGACAAGTGATGAAAAATCGTTTTGCCATATTGGATGTTTTTGATGGCTATAAGGAAGCACAGGATAGTGGATGCATCGCGAAGTTCAGGAATGACCTTGGGACGAACAGCTTGGATTTCGCCGCGGCCTATTATCCTTGGCTTAATACTTCCATTGTTCAGACCAGTGATCTGAGCTTTGCCAATGTTTCCAATTTGGATAAATTAAGGGAAGTGTTGCGCGCCGAGTTAAACACTAGCGCAGTGGATAGCAAGAAAAAAACGGAGATTGCTGACAAGATCACGGAAATAGGAGCACGCGCTGATTTGGCTAATGATAAATTGGATGCGGCCAGAAAAAAAGAAATTACTGATCTGCAAGCAAAGTTAAAAAGTAGCAATGCAGAGATGTCGACCGATGAAGATCTGCACAAAATTCTGACAGCCGTTTGCCCGCTGTACAAAAGCATCATCGACAGCATCAAACTCAAGCTCAATCTGCTGCCGCCCAGCGCGGGCATGGCCGGTGTTTATACCATGGTCGACAATTCACGCGGGGTGTGGAAAGCACCTGCCAATGTCAGCCTGAACGCGGTCATTTCACCCGCCGTTGAGATCACCAATGCGCAACAGGAAGACTTGAACGTCACAACCGCAGGTAAATCGATCAATGCGATCCGGACGTTCATCGGCGAAGGCACCTTGGTTTGGGGCGCCCGCACGCTCGATGGCAACAGCCTGGATTGGCGCTATATCAACGTGCGCCGTACCATGATCATGCTGGAAGAGTCCATTAAACTGGCGACCAAAGCGTATGTATTCGAACCCAATGTCTCCAGCACCTGGGTAACGATTAAAAGCATGATCAGTAACTTCCTGACCAGTATCTGGAAGCGCGGCGGTTTGGCCGGTGCAACACCGGAAGATGCCTTCGGCGTGTTTGTCGGCCTGGGTGAAACCATGACGCCGCAGGATATTCTGGACGGTATGTTGAAAGTAACCGTGCTGGTTGCATTGAGCCGCCCGGCAGAGTTCATTGAAATTACCTTCCAGCAGCAAATGCAGAAATCTTAA
- a CDS encoding phage tail protein has product MNISLSGNVYPPSAFYFKVVIGPPAGLSADTSFQEVSGIETEMEVESVVEGGENRFVRQLPKGIKHPNLSLKRGIAPLASPLVVWCKSTLESGFNLAIKPLPVLVYLMNEDKMPIRGWSFDSAYPLKWEVESFGSTKNEVAIEKIILSYTVSMRII; this is encoded by the coding sequence ATGAATATTTCATTATCCGGAAATGTTTATCCACCCTCTGCTTTCTATTTTAAGGTCGTGATCGGGCCACCGGCCGGATTGTCGGCCGATACTTCTTTCCAGGAAGTGTCCGGAATCGAAACGGAAATGGAAGTGGAGTCGGTTGTCGAAGGCGGTGAAAACCGGTTCGTGCGGCAGCTGCCGAAAGGCATTAAGCATCCCAATTTATCCTTGAAGCGCGGCATTGCGCCATTGGCTTCGCCGTTGGTGGTGTGGTGCAAATCGACGCTCGAATCCGGTTTTAATTTGGCGATTAAGCCCTTGCCTGTTCTGGTGTATCTGATGAATGAGGACAAAATGCCGATTCGTGGTTGGTCTTTCGATTCGGCTTACCCGTTGAAATGGGAAGTCGAAAGCTTCGGCTCCACCAAAAACGAAGTCGCCATCGAAAAGATCATTCTGAGTTATACCGTTTCCATGCGCATTATCTAG
- a CDS encoding PAAR domain-containing protein yields the protein MPPAARITDMHTCPMQTPGVPPIPHVGGPISGPCVPTVLIGNMPAAVVGDMCVCVGPPDSIVKGSATVMISNRPAARMGDTTAHGGTIVLGFPTVMIGG from the coding sequence ATGCCCCCAGCCGCGCGTATCACCGATATGCATACTTGCCCGATGCAAACACCGGGCGTGCCGCCGATTCCTCATGTGGGCGGCCCGATCAGCGGTCCTTGCGTGCCCACTGTATTGATCGGCAATATGCCGGCCGCCGTGGTAGGGGATATGTGCGTCTGCGTCGGCCCGCCCGACAGTATTGTGAAAGGCTCGGCGACGGTCATGATCAGCAACCGTCCGGCTGCCCGGATGGGCGACACAACGGCGCACGGCGGTACCATCGTGCTGGGTTTTCCGACGGTGATGATCGGCGGTTGA
- a CDS encoding DUF5908 family protein, producing MAIEIKQLLIKSNIVQRTGNEDLDLSEEHRLLKEEVLAECRRMIADFLREQGER from the coding sequence ATGGCGATAGAGATTAAACAACTGCTGATCAAGTCTAATATCGTGCAGCGCACCGGGAACGAGGATCTCGACTTATCCGAAGAGCACCGGTTGCTGAAAGAAGAAGTGCTGGCGGAATGCCGCCGCATGATCGCGGATTTTTTGCGCGAACAGGGGGAACGCTAA
- the vgrG gene encoding type VI secretion system tip protein VgrG, translating to MADSPLTGSTGVVSVTILSDGNAIADTIQVVSIEIMYGVNKIPSAKIVLLDGDMPNNKFPVSDANDFKPGAVITINAGYANQTSIVFKGIVVKHGIKMDGDNFSRLIVQCKDSSVAMTVGRKNANFVDSKDSDIISKLIGAHSGLSSDVTDTTVSYKELVQYYCSDWDYLLMRAEVNGFLVTIDAGKVTVKAPQVDGEAVLTLTYGIDLMAFSADVDAAAQFSVVKGIAWDPASQAVQEAQASPEQLTGQGNLAAADLASVIAPDYYRLQTDAPLENAVLTDWAKGQQIKSGLARIRGYAAFQGSAKVKLGTLVELKGVGNRFNGKVLVTAVKHDIRQGNWVTEIEFGLSPQWFAEQYKTEAPLASGWVPGVNGLHIGVVKKLDADPEGQYKIQVSVPVLQAETDGVWARLASFYGSSGIGAFFIPEIGDEVVLGYFNDDPSHPVILGSLYSSKQKMPYELTADNFTKAVVTRSKLKLEFDDDKKVITVTTPGNNKIVISDDQKSILLQDQNSNKIELNSSGITIDSPKDIKISAKGKVTIDAVSNIELTAKADIKNQGLNINHQANVGFSAKGNATAELSASGQTTVKGAIVMIN from the coding sequence ATGGCAGATTCCCCATTAACGGGCAGCACGGGTGTCGTATCGGTGACCATTTTGAGCGATGGCAATGCCATAGCCGATACTATTCAGGTCGTTTCGATCGAAATCATGTACGGGGTCAATAAAATTCCCAGCGCCAAGATCGTTTTACTGGACGGGGATATGCCGAACAACAAATTTCCGGTCAGTGATGCGAATGATTTTAAACCCGGCGCGGTGATCACGATCAATGCCGGTTATGCCAATCAGACGAGCATTGTGTTCAAAGGTATTGTTGTCAAGCATGGCATAAAAATGGACGGCGATAATTTTTCCCGGCTGATCGTGCAGTGTAAGGACAGCTCGGTCGCCATGACGGTGGGCCGCAAGAACGCCAATTTTGTCGATTCGAAGGATAGCGACATCATCAGTAAGCTGATCGGCGCGCACAGCGGACTGAGTTCCGATGTGACGGATACGACGGTGAGTTATAAGGAACTGGTGCAGTACTATTGCAGCGACTGGGATTATTTGCTGATGCGGGCGGAAGTTAATGGTTTTCTGGTGACGATCGATGCCGGAAAAGTAACGGTCAAAGCGCCGCAGGTTGATGGTGAAGCGGTTCTGACCCTGACGTACGGTATCGATTTGATGGCGTTCAGCGCGGATGTCGATGCTGCTGCGCAATTTTCCGTGGTGAAAGGCATTGCCTGGGATCCAGCGAGCCAAGCCGTGCAAGAAGCGCAGGCGAGTCCCGAACAGTTAACCGGTCAGGGTAATCTGGCGGCTGCGGATTTGGCGAGTGTGATCGCGCCGGATTATTACCGCTTGCAAACCGATGCGCCGCTGGAAAATGCCGTGCTGACCGACTGGGCTAAGGGGCAGCAAATCAAGTCCGGTCTGGCGCGTATCCGAGGTTACGCGGCGTTTCAAGGGAGCGCCAAAGTGAAGCTTGGTACTCTGGTTGAATTGAAAGGCGTGGGTAACCGCTTTAACGGCAAAGTGCTGGTGACGGCGGTGAAACATGACATCAGGCAGGGCAATTGGGTGACGGAAATTGAGTTCGGCCTATCGCCGCAGTGGTTCGCCGAGCAGTATAAAACCGAGGCGCCGCTTGCTTCGGGCTGGGTGCCCGGAGTTAACGGTTTGCACATCGGTGTGGTGAAAAAGCTCGATGCCGATCCGGAAGGGCAATATAAGATTCAGGTATCCGTGCCGGTTTTGCAGGCAGAGACCGATGGCGTGTGGGCGCGGTTGGCCAGTTTCTACGGTTCCAGCGGTATTGGCGCTTTCTTCATTCCGGAGATCGGCGACGAAGTGGTGCTGGGATACTTCAACGACGATCCTTCGCATCCGGTCATTCTCGGCAGTTTGTACAGCAGCAAACAAAAAATGCCTTACGAATTGACCGCCGATAATTTCACCAAAGCCGTGGTGACGCGCAGTAAGCTGAAGCTGGAATTCGACGACGACAAGAAGGTGATCACCGTAACCACACCCGGCAATAACAAAATCGTCATCAGTGACGATCAGAAATCGATTCTGCTGCAAGACCAGAATTCCAACAAAATCGAGCTCAATTCCAGTGGCATTACTATCGACAGCCCGAAAGACATCAAGATCAGCGCCAAGGGCAAGGTAACCATCGACGCGGTGAGCAATATCGAATTGACGGCGAAAGCGGATATCAAGAATCAAGGACTGAATATCAATCATCAAGCCAACGTCGGTTTCAGCGCCAAAGGCAACGCTACCGCCGAGCTGTCGGCCAGCGGCCAGACCACGGTAAAAGGCGCTATTGTGATGATCAATTAA
- a CDS encoding response regulator, translated as MSLYPPILLVEDNPLDVDLTLRAFQRRKLINPVLVARDGEEALAWIPRWESGEIQPAVILLDLNLPRVDGLTVLRALKEHAVLCRIPVVVLTTSKEDRDIQAAYDLGVNSYIVKPVGFDNFMDVAQHIELYWCVLNEHPQ; from the coding sequence ATGAGCTTATACCCGCCGATTCTCCTGGTTGAAGACAATCCGCTTGATGTTGATCTGACGCTACGCGCTTTTCAACGCCGCAAGCTTATTAATCCTGTGTTGGTCGCGCGCGATGGCGAGGAGGCCTTGGCGTGGATACCGCGCTGGGAATCGGGCGAGATCCAGCCGGCCGTCATTCTGCTGGACCTGAATTTGCCGCGCGTTGACGGTCTGACGGTGTTACGGGCATTGAAAGAACACGCGGTGCTATGCCGCATTCCGGTTGTTGTTCTCACCACCTCGAAAGAAGATCGAGATATCCAGGCGGCTTACGATTTGGGCGTCAATTCCTATATTGTAAAACCGGTGGGGTTTGATAACTTCATGGACGTGGCGCAGCACATCGAACTGTATTGGTGCGTTCTCAACGAGCATCCCCAATAA